From a single Nostoc edaphicum CCNP1411 genomic region:
- a CDS encoding Uma2 family endonuclease: MGVISYGTSIINLDIYPPPDLVIEVANTSLADDQGEKQLLYEDLGVKEYWILNVQNVQVMAFAIENQGSRRITESQVLAGLALRQIRQINQSQVGAWLLTQFQQ, from the coding sequence TATGGAACTTCAATCATTAATCTAGATATATATCCACCACCAGATTTAGTTATTGAAGTTGCGAATACTTCACTTGCTGATGATCAAGGTGAAAAACAGCTTTTGTACGAAGATTTAGGAGTGAAAGAATACTGGATTTTAAATGTCCAGAATGTCCAAGTTATGGCTTTTGCCATTGAGAACCAAGGTAGTAGGCGAATTACAGAATCTCAGGTATTAGCAGGATTAGCATTACGACAGATTCGCCAAATAAATCAAAGTCAAGTTGGTGCTTGGTTACTAACCCAATTTCAGCAATAA
- a CDS encoding efflux RND transporter periplasmic adaptor subunit has product MATHIEIPVIGKVKYPLRWLMGLMAGGALVVGTVTTYTLVNQGTNKEDIAQLTVPVAAQNVTLRITASGKVVPVQSVNISPKNPGVLSQLYVEQGDRIQQGQILARMDSASIEAQRSQYRANLAQSQAQLAQAVAGSRPQEIAQSRARLAQAQAQLAAAKAGNRPQEIAQSQSQVDAAQARVNYTGEQVKRYQYLYKEGAERKQLLDQAISDDKSARASLEEAKKRLSLVQSGTRTEEIDQRQAAVNEARAALVLLEDGTRSEEIVQRQAAVASAEAQLKGVQVQLDETIIRAPLSGIVTQKYADPGAFVTPTTSASASASATSSSIVAVARGLEVLAQVPEADIGRIKQGQQVEIVADAYPDQVFKGKVRLIAPEAVVEQGVTSFQVRVSLDTGTDKLRSGLNVDLTFLGDRVNNALVLPTVSIVTEKGQTGVLIPDANNKPQFREVTIGAQIQDQTQILGGIKEGDRVFVNPPKDYKIEKAKEQNNS; this is encoded by the coding sequence ATGGCTACGCACATAGAAATTCCGGTTATTGGCAAAGTTAAGTATCCATTACGCTGGCTGATGGGGCTGATGGCAGGGGGTGCTTTGGTTGTAGGTACAGTTACAACCTATACCTTGGTAAATCAAGGGACAAACAAAGAAGATATTGCTCAATTAACTGTGCCAGTGGCAGCACAAAATGTGACATTGCGGATTACAGCTAGTGGCAAAGTCGTACCAGTTCAGAGCGTAAATATTAGTCCGAAGAACCCCGGTGTGCTGTCGCAATTATACGTGGAACAAGGCGATCGCATTCAACAAGGGCAAATTCTCGCCCGGATGGATAGTGCCAGCATCGAAGCTCAAAGGAGCCAGTACCGTGCCAACTTAGCCCAAAGTCAAGCACAGCTAGCCCAAGCCGTTGCTGGTAGTCGTCCTCAAGAAATCGCTCAATCTAGGGCGCGATTAGCACAAGCACAAGCCCAACTAGCTGCGGCTAAGGCTGGTAATCGTCCTCAAGAGATTGCTCAATCTCAATCACAAGTGGATGCAGCTCAAGCAAGGGTGAATTACACCGGTGAACAGGTAAAGCGTTATCAATACTTGTATAAAGAGGGAGCAGAGAGAAAACAATTACTCGATCAAGCCATCAGCGACGACAAAAGTGCTAGAGCTAGTCTAGAAGAAGCTAAAAAACGATTGTCATTAGTCCAAAGTGGCACTCGGACTGAGGAAATCGACCAACGCCAAGCCGCTGTGAATGAAGCACGAGCAGCATTGGTACTGTTAGAAGATGGCACCCGTTCTGAAGAAATTGTCCAGCGTCAAGCCGCTGTTGCATCCGCTGAGGCTCAATTGAAGGGTGTGCAAGTGCAGTTAGATGAGACTATTATTCGCGCTCCTCTTTCGGGAATTGTTACCCAAAAATATGCTGATCCAGGGGCATTTGTCACACCGACAACCTCTGCTTCTGCTAGTGCGTCAGCAACTTCTAGTTCAATTGTCGCCGTAGCAAGGGGTTTAGAAGTATTAGCTCAAGTTCCCGAAGCCGATATTGGCAGAATTAAGCAGGGACAGCAGGTGGAAATTGTCGCCGATGCCTATCCCGATCAAGTTTTTAAAGGTAAAGTGCGCCTGATTGCTCCCGAAGCAGTGGTGGAACAAGGTGTAACATCCTTCCAGGTGCGGGTTAGTCTCGATACTGGCACAGATAAACTGCGTTCTGGCTTAAATGTGGATCTGACTTTCTTGGGCGATCGCGTTAATAATGCCTTAGTGTTACCAACGGTGTCAATCGTCACCGAAAAGGGTCAAACTGGGGTACTCATACCAGATGCAAACAATAAACCCCAGTTCCGCGAAGTTACAATTGGGGCGCAAATTCAAGACCAAACTCAGATTTTAGGGGGAATTAAAGAAGGCGATCGCGTTTTTGTGAACCCACCTAAAGACTACAAAATTGAAAAGGCGAAAGAACAGAATAATTCGTAA